One window of Thermoplasmata archaeon genomic DNA carries:
- a CDS encoding thiolase domain-containing protein: MRDVAIIGVGQTKYGERWDMSLRKLAVEAGLKAIEDAGIYAKDIEAIYGGNMSSSAVSLQEHVGALIADYSGLSGMNIPAIRVESASASGAAAMHEGFLAVASGMYDTVLVGGVEKMTDIDADEMTDSLMGAADREWEGFVGATFPSLAAMMARRYMHDYKLKREQMAIFPVNSHRNASLNPYAHLRNIIKIDDVLNATMVSEPLTLMDCAPITDGASAVILTALDKVKSDSVIKVSASTHASDYLSLHSRPSITTFNATVEASKKAYKIAKKEPKDISLAEVHDAFSIFGVMSIEDLGFVKKGAAGKFLEEEQIGFDGKLPINTSGGLKAKGHPVGATGIGQIVEAVTQLLKKADKRQVKDPKVALTNNIGGTGASSFVHILEVVK; the protein is encoded by the coding sequence ATGAGAGATGTTGCAATAATAGGCGTAGGACAGACGAAATATGGAGAGCGCTGGGACATGTCTTTAAGAAAGCTGGCTGTGGAAGCAGGGTTGAAAGCGATAGAAGATGCGGGCATATATGCCAAAGATATCGAGGCAATATATGGTGGGAACATGAGTTCCAGTGCAGTATCTTTACAGGAGCACGTGGGTGCACTTATAGCTGATTATTCGGGATTATCTGGAATGAATATTCCAGCAATAAGGGTTGAATCTGCATCTGCGAGCGGTGCAGCAGCAATGCATGAAGGTTTTTTAGCAGTAGCTTCCGGCATGTATGATACTGTACTCGTTGGAGGCGTTGAGAAGATGACGGACATTGACGCTGACGAGATGACAGACTCATTGATGGGTGCAGCTGATCGAGAGTGGGAAGGGTTTGTAGGTGCTACATTTCCATCTTTGGCAGCAATGATGGCACGCAGGTACATGCATGATTACAAGCTTAAAAGAGAGCAAATGGCAATTTTTCCAGTTAACTCTCACAGAAACGCGTCTCTGAATCCGTATGCACATCTGAGAAACATCATAAAAATTGATGATGTACTCAATGCCACAATGGTATCTGAACCTCTTACGTTGATGGATTGTGCACCTATTACCGATGGTGCTTCAGCAGTTATATTGACGGCACTGGATAAAGTAAAAAGCGATTCTGTGATAAAGGTATCTGCATCAACTCACGCCTCTGACTATCTTTCTCTTCATAGCAGACCTTCAATCACAACATTTAATGCCACTGTAGAAGCTTCAAAAAAAGCCTATAAAATAGCTAAAAAAGAGCCTAAAGATATTTCATTGGCGGAAGTGCACGATGCGTTTTCAATATTTGGAGTGATGTCTATTGAAGATCTTGGATTTGTTAAAAAGGGGGCTGCAGGAAAGTTTCTTGAAGAAGAGCAGATAGGGTTTGATGGCAAACTGCCTATCAACACATCAGGTGGGCTAAAAGCCAAAGGGCATCCTGTGGGAGCTACTGGTATTGGCCAGATTGTAGAGGCGGTAACACAACTGCTGAAAAAAGCAGATAAAAGGCAGGTAAAAGATCCAAAAGTAGCATTGACAAACAATATTGGAGGTACTGGAGCAAGCTCTTTTGTACATATTTTGGAGGTGGTAAAATGA
- a CDS encoding Zn-ribbon domain-containing OB-fold protein, giving the protein MSMPRAWREFEHRYTLVGTRCPSCKKVYFPPRDVCPTCHRESIGKMEKVKLKPEGTVYSFTVVHQDIPGFKEQKPYIMGIIEMVDGPKITAQIVDIDPDKVSIGMPVRAVFR; this is encoded by the coding sequence ATGAGTATGCCCAGAGCTTGGAGAGAGTTTGAACATAGATACACACTAGTAGGCACAAGATGTCCGTCATGCAAGAAAGTATATTTTCCACCCAGAGACGTTTGCCCAACCTGCCATCGTGAATCGATAGGAAAGATGGAAAAAGTAAAATTAAAACCTGAGGGTACAGTCTATTCTTTTACTGTAGTGCATCAGGACATTCCAGGGTTCAAAGAGCAAAAACCGTACATAATGGGGATAATAGAAATGGTTGACGGTCCTAAAATCACGGCACAGATTGTGGACATTGACCCTGATAAGGTAAGCATAGGCATGCCGGTTCGCGCGGTATTTCGTA
- a CDS encoding YHS domain-containing protein — MVKDPVCGMEVDEKTAIKTDYNGKKYYFCDESCKTEFEKNPGKYVKEVKHAHHGC; from the coding sequence ATGGTAAAAGATCCAGTTTGTGGAATGGAAGTAGATGAAAAGACAGCTATAAAGACAGACTATAACGGAAAAAAATACTATTTTTGTGATGAAAGCTGTAAGACAGAGTTTGAAAAGAACCCTGGTAAATATGTGAAAGAAGTTAAACATGCCCATCATGGCTGTTAA
- a CDS encoding heavy metal translocating P-type ATPase: MARDPVCGMYVDESKATITSVKYGRTYYFCSKSCKKQFDKPEVEFKKLKIELAVSWTITVPVLLLTYLTSSLYSRYILLILASIVQFYPGFRFYKGTLDAIKNRAGNMDTLIAIGTSAAWAYSTTVVFIPRFFPSSSLYFDTSTMIVSLILTGSFMEHLTKARASNAVSKLIELQPKTAHLLKNETVQDVAIEQVHMEDILLVKPGESIPTDSTIIEGKSAIDESMITGESVPVDKKEGDRVIGGTVNITGSIKIRVNKKWGDNTLSEIISIVESANSEKVPIQKLADTIASYFVPAVISVGIISFLFWYFIGGIGLTFSILVFVTVLIIACPCALGIATPAALMVSSGKAAENGILIKGGENIEIADKIDTIVFDKTGTLTKGELEVTDIVSIGKYSTEDLLKYAAIGEINSAHPLGKAIIKKFGNNVPFPNKFEYIAGKGVVAELEKKIVIGNRDLIYDENIKMDCENKIKELETQGKTVLIIALDNLCEGLIAFSDTLKQDSIKAVNELNSMNIETWLLTGDNEITARAIAQKVNIKNIVANLKPEEKMKIIEELQNKGKYVAMVGDGINDAPALAKADLGIAIGSGTDVAKETGGIILIKSRLYDAVYAIKLGKRTIRKIKQNLTWAIFYNAILIPIAAGLLIPLFSAKIYNFLPFLAAFAMAFSSTTVVTNSLLLRREKL; this comes from the coding sequence ATGGCAAGAGATCCAGTCTGTGGCATGTACGTAGATGAGTCCAAAGCTACAATAACTAGCGTAAAATATGGCAGAACCTATTATTTTTGCAGCAAATCATGCAAAAAACAGTTTGATAAGCCCGAAGTAGAATTTAAAAAACTGAAGATAGAGCTGGCAGTGTCATGGACTATTACTGTACCAGTTTTGTTACTTACTTATTTAACATCATCTTTATATTCCCGGTACATACTATTAATACTTGCAAGTATTGTGCAGTTTTATCCTGGATTTAGGTTCTATAAAGGAACTCTAGACGCCATAAAAAACAGAGCTGGAAACATGGATACACTGATTGCAATAGGCACTTCCGCAGCATGGGCATACAGCACAACGGTAGTGTTTATACCCAGGTTTTTTCCAAGCAGCAGCTTGTATTTTGACACATCTACAATGATAGTCTCTCTGATACTTACAGGCTCTTTCATGGAGCATTTGACCAAGGCGCGAGCTTCTAACGCAGTAAGCAAATTAATTGAATTACAGCCTAAAACTGCGCATTTATTAAAGAATGAGACTGTTCAGGACGTGGCGATTGAACAGGTACATATGGAAGATATATTACTTGTAAAGCCAGGTGAAAGCATACCTACAGACTCTACGATCATAGAAGGAAAAAGCGCAATTGACGAATCTATGATCACGGGGGAGAGCGTACCGGTTGATAAGAAAGAGGGAGATCGTGTAATAGGAGGAACGGTTAATATTACGGGATCTATAAAGATAAGGGTAAATAAAAAGTGGGGTGATAATACCTTATCTGAAATAATCAGCATTGTTGAAAGTGCAAACTCTGAGAAAGTGCCAATACAGAAACTTGCAGACACTATCGCATCTTACTTTGTACCTGCGGTCATATCTGTCGGCATTATATCATTCTTATTTTGGTACTTTATAGGCGGAATCGGATTAACTTTTTCGATATTGGTATTTGTAACAGTGTTGATCATCGCATGTCCCTGCGCTTTGGGCATTGCTACCCCGGCAGCATTGATGGTTTCTTCTGGCAAAGCGGCAGAAAATGGAATATTGATTAAAGGCGGCGAGAATATAGAGATTGCAGATAAGATAGATACCATAGTTTTTGACAAAACAGGCACTTTAACAAAAGGTGAGCTTGAAGTTACGGATATAGTGTCTATTGGTAAATATAGCACGGAAGATTTATTGAAATATGCTGCTATAGGAGAGATTAATTCAGCACATCCGCTGGGCAAAGCTATAATAAAAAAATTTGGCAATAATGTCCCATTTCCAAACAAATTTGAGTACATAGCAGGTAAGGGAGTGGTTGCAGAATTAGAAAAGAAAATAGTGATCGGAAACAGGGATCTTATCTATGATGAAAATATTAAGATGGATTGCGAGAATAAAATAAAAGAACTTGAAACGCAGGGAAAAACGGTGCTTATCATCGCGCTAGATAATTTATGTGAGGGACTGATTGCATTTTCTGATACACTGAAACAGGATAGCATTAAAGCTGTAAATGAGCTTAATAGCATGAACATAGAAACATGGCTGCTGACCGGAGACAACGAAATTACAGCAAGAGCTATAGCACAGAAAGTAAATATAAAAAATATAGTTGCGAACTTAAAACCTGAAGAAAAAATGAAAATAATAGAAGAGTTGCAGAATAAAGGAAAATATGTAGCAATGGTAGGAGATGGAATCAATGATGCACCAGCTCTTGCTAAGGCGGATTTAGGAATCGCTATTGGAAGCGGAACTGATGTGGCAAAAGAAACAGGGGGAATCATATTAATTAAAAGCCGTCTTTATGATGCAGTTTATGCGATCAAGCTTGGAAAGAGAACTATACGTAAAATCAAGCAAAATCTGACATGGGCGATATTCTATAATGCAATATTGATACCCATAGCTGCAGGTCTGTTAATACCTTTATTCAGTGCTAAAATCTATAATTTTCTACCATTTTTAGCAGCGTTCGCGATGGCATTTAGCTCTACAACAGTAGTAACCAACTCCCTGTTGTTGAGACGAGAAAAATTATGA